The following are from one region of the Vanessa cardui chromosome 3, ilVanCard2.1, whole genome shotgun sequence genome:
- the LOC124543784 gene encoding zinc finger C4H2 domain-containing protein has translation MTAENEREIYHKLEAMKEIRNKTITLERLKRSILNEVRSGDQEGRCLAQYKREMELLQQEKMSHVEELRQIHADINAMETVIKQTEESMSRKLSNASRLHEDYRPLKTEVDLLRRQCLGLDRLPDLHEEEGSPITPDRFPPAAPRAGPAGAAGAFLAPAPRKPPPPPPAFRSALERDFLTVSLRQQPPPMKSCLSCHQQIHRNAPICPLCKAKSRSRNPKKPKKK, from the exons ATGACCGCAGAGAACGAAAGGGAAATATATCACAAATTAGAAGCCATGAAAGAGATCAG AAATAAGACAATTACTTTAGAGCGCTTAAAGCGGAGCATTTTAAATGAGGTGCGTAGTGGTGACCAGGAGGGGCGTTGTCTTGCTCAATACAAAAGAGAAATGGAGTTGCTGCAACAGGAGAAAATGAGCCACGTTGAAGAACTGAGGCAAATACATGCTGATATCAATGCT ATGGAAACGGTCATAAAGCAGACAGAGGAGAGCATGTCTCGCAAGCTGTCCAACGCCTCCCGCCTGCACGAGGACTACCGGCCGCTGAAGACCGAGGTGGACCTGCTCCGGCGGCAGTGCCTCGGCCTGGACCGGCTGCCCGACCTGCACGAGGAGGAGGGCAGCCCCATCACGCCCGA CCGCTTCCCGCCGGCGGCGCCGCGCGCGGGcccggcgggcgcggcgggcgcgttCCTGGCGCCGGCGCCGCGCaagccgccgccgccgccgcccgcgttCAGGTCTGCTCTCGAACGAGATTTCCTTACCGTCTCGCTGAG GCAGCAGCCGCCGCCCATGAAGTCGTGCCTGTCGTGCCACCAGCAGATCCACCGCAACGCGCCCATCTGCCCGCTCTGCAAGGCCAAGAGTCGCTCGCGGAACCCCAAGAAGCCCAAGAAGAAATAG